The genomic stretch GGGGCATTCATCATATATAAGGCTTTGATGCATGTTTTCCCTCCTTGGATGCAGGTATACCTATGGAAAAGAGAATTCAATCTGCTAAAACATAAAACTGTCAGAAATGGTAGTTAAGTAGTAGTTGATGCCTTATCTGAGATAAAAGTTAgatccctttttttatttaacaatgGAGAGCAAACCTGAATATCAAAATCTTCATTGTTGCCTGATTGTACTTGCGCATAAGTCTACATAGTCAGTAGTTCTCAGTAATCACTTTATTTTCAATAATATCCTTGCGTTTTTTAACAGTTATTTGCTGGTGAGTTGCAATATCTGACATGCCATGCTTTTGGGTGCCACCACAAATAAATCGATAATGCATAGATTTCGAAATTTACAACATAAATGGAGCAATTGGCTGAAGTAGACCGTGAATACCTTGTTGTTGGCCTTGAAGAAGGTTCGGGATGAAGAAGCCAAAGCAAGAAACCAGCCTCCTTGGGATTTCTTGACAGAAAACTTGGAGGGAGAATTCGATGTCGTAGGCCCGACATTGCTGCCACATGAACTTCCCATGATTCAAAGCCGCTAAGTAACTGATTAAAACTGCCCAAATTAGTCACAAAGATCATGGTTTCAACCCAAATcttaagagaaacaaaaaataaataaacaagtaaTCAATTGATTAATTAAATAATGAGTTTATGGGCTAAGCAACGccctagtaaggaggagtgataggattcagattgaaggggctacaagagctaggggcaggcctataATGATCATAGGAAAAGTTGTGAGGACTGACATGTGTGCAGTTTAGGTCTAGTACcgagtatgaccttggatagagcctattggagagcaaAATCCATatggccgaccccatttagctgagattctcctgacttgctggacagtgcctctttcctctcacttttcatattgcattcttcatttttttgtcATGTTCCATTGTTCATTTCTCATatgtttctcttttctctttttctcatctcttctccccccccccccctctctgtTTTAGAATACAAGTTCCTTACTTTttatgtttggatccatgtagccaacgtcattaagttgggataaggcttggTTTATTgtattttgtttgttgttgtagcTTATAGGCTAAGTGATAGGCAGAAGCACCGGAACAACTTTTTGCTGCTATTGTACATGACTTTGTCTATTGCCAGTTCGGTTATTGGAAAACTATGGTTCATACAACAGTTGTAGATTATTCACAGGTCCACACATGTCAAGTCCGACATATGTACACAGTTGGACACTCgattaaagaaaacaaatgtCATTCATAGAgaatagataatttttttttacgcTGTGCATTTCAATGTCGTTCCAGTTCAATGTTTACCTTCTGTCCtcaatttcttttaattatGTCCTCTTTACTAGCATTACTATTATACACCTAAATATATGCAGGGGGTAAGGCTCTGTACACaatgcccctcccagacctcgcTGTAGCGAGAGACTTTTGCACGGGGTATGGCCTTTTATATGCATATACTAGGTATTAACATCAGCTCCCTTACCCTTCCAGCAGGAACTTCTTCAAACATATAGCATGTCCCAATTTCTGAATTCTGGAGGTTGCCATGTTTAACACTCCATATCCATTTTGATAAATGACACTTGCACATGTTTCCACATATCGTACTCTCAAAAAATCATGTACAAGGGTGTACCCACTAGGCCAGACTGCCCAGTacacaaggctcccaccactgcaggGTTGGAGAGGGTCATacgtacgcagccttacccctgctttgtGGAGAGGCTCTTTCCCAACTCGGAGCACTAGGTTGCAATGGGGCAACTCCACCCTCACtctcaaaaaatcatgtaaaaGTCATCCAAAATTGTACATAATGGATAGAGATTATGGATATTACCTTTCATTATATTTCACAAGTTTCAGGAACTCATCAACCGACAACAGAGTATACTAAAGAACATTTCATTTCCTAAAAGTGTGTCAGTAGCGGACTCATGGCCCAGACACAAATTGAAGCAAATATCAAGAAACATTCACATTTTCTCTTTTCAGCTTCACATGTATGTGATATGTGCCACTTATATAAGATCCAAGTACTGCTTCAATGAATACTTGTACAGTAACATATTATTCTTCACAAGGGTGTAACAGTGACAATGTATAATGGCATCACATCTTTGACGTCACCATGCCTGACAAGTGACATGTATCCATTTATTAACAGCAAATTAAAAGAATGTGTCCAAGTCCAGGCTACAGACCATGTCTTAGTTATATTACCATAAAGGAAACAAGGTAGTGACTATTAAAAATCAAAGGTAAGACAATAAGCAGTCAATTTAAcataaaatttaaatgcataaAGAGAGCCAAATTAGATTATATTTGCACCTCAAATAGAAGAACACCGAGACTGTAGATATTTGACGAAAAATTGCACTCCCGGTCATTCAATTCCTCTGGACTAGCGTACCACTTCTCTTCCAACTGAACATGCCTAGATGTCATCAGCTGTTGAGTGGACTTAAATATAACCGGCGCTCCAAACTTATTTACAGTATTGCTTTCTATATTTGAGTTGTATCGATCACTAAGACCATACCCTGACTCCTGTACAGCCATATTGTTAATATCACCCTCTTTTACTGTTTTATACTTGAAACCAGATCTAGCCGGAAATTGAGGCTGTTGTCCAACAATCATCATCTGCtcactatattttttatgttttatggaATTATAAGTATGCATACCCTGTCCAAAGGGTCTCTTCCTACTCAAATGATGTTCCAAGTAGGGAATATCTTGATTTAAGACACACCCTAATCTTTGGGCCAGTGAACCAATATATTTAACCCGACCTGTTGGCAACAAGACAAAACAAGATGGACGTACATCTGGCAAAGCAACTCCTTGAGAGTGTGAAAGATTAACCAGCTCCACAATCTGCCTAAATATATGGATGCTttcaactttatttattttatgactCCTAGACTTCAGCCACTCCCTTAAACTAATTTCACCATGAATCATAGTGGGACCAATGCCAGCTCCGGCCTGTGGGGGAGGATCTTCTGCTTTTGCACTTGCATCAAGAGATGCATCAGAAGCCACACCAGTGGCACATGTAGTCTTCCCATTATTCTTGCCTGTGACTGCAACAGCAATACCATCTTGAGCTCCCGGATATCTAGATAGAACTCCCTTCCCTTTCAATGTATTCTTCAGAAAAAACTGAGAAAAGCCGGATGATGATAGAACCTTACTCCTAACACCTCCAGGTGATAATGCATTGCTTGCGGTAGTATCTCTGTTAGTAGTGGTTAATTGTTTGGAGATCTCAGCATGGCCCTGATTAGAATGCTTATTGGGTGAAGGCTTTTGAACCCCAATCTCAGGGGGAAACATGCTCCTTACCTCATCTTTGTTGCTTGCCATTGGTGGGTCCTTGTCCCTGGTAGCCATATCTCCTTGCAAATTCTCACTTCCAAAGCCACCTGCCAGCTTATGAAAAATTTCCCACTGCTGGTCCCAATTCTCCGTTTCTTCTGTACTGTTTGAGCTGCCAACCATTGCTAGATTTggattcttgtaatttttcacCGTTAACTCTTCGACCATGACCCCAGAATCATTCATCGAGAAAGGGTGAGAAGCAGACGGTTCAGATCCAGCTACAGAGTTTTTCAGACTCTGACCCTCTAAGGCATCTCTATACACTTGAGGTGAGGCCCCGGGCCAATCACTACCAGGAGGTATAAACATAGATGAAGATTCCAACATATTGTAGCCGTCTGGTTTCAAGGGTTGATTGTTATATTGCCATCTGAGATGTTCACCCTCTGCCACATCATTTGCAGTCACCTCTTCACCGGTTCCCTCCATGCATGCAAATGTACTTCATTCAATCAAACGAATGATGACTTTCCAATAGTCCGGTTTGATCGAACCCTGCAATAACCATTGATGAGAAAAATAATGGCATCGTATTGATGAGATAAATAATGGCATCGACCTCTTGTATAAGCGAGTCCATTTggggtaaaataaaataaaccccaTAGCCAACGATGCAGCAACATGCAAAATCTGCCCGAAATCGTAGTTCTCAACGCTCAAACGACCATCAAGCGCtaacaaaaataatacaaaacgagaaatagaaaaaatgacagaaatatAACAAATCAGTCCAAACGTCCAGTAAGAAAAATCATTAGAAGTTCGAAACTAACTGAAAGAACCACATATTCTACAAAGCTCATAGCAAACAAAATTCATTAAACTTCACAAAATCTAAGCTCAAAGAAACCAGAAAAGAGTATAGGGAAACAAACACCAGAGCAACAACGAATCCCAATTCGCAAAACCCACTTGCAGATACCCAAAAAACAATGCATAAAGCAATCCAATTCATCCGAAAACGAAAACCCaaagaggaaaccctaaaagCTTGAAGGACtatcaaagaaaggaaaggtCACAAACTTACCTGAAATGGAAATAATCTCTtcatctctctccctcattaGCATTTCATCCGTCGGAAAACTACAATaaaatcaaaaagagaaaagggattgtgagaatgagaaaacaaaataagaaagacaAAATGGATTATCGGGATTCAGATTTTACATGAAAAAGATAAGAACAGCTTgaatttttgatattttttcttcCACAAGGAAGTATGTTCCTCCTGTATATAATAACTTTAAACACAGATAAAGGGATTCCATGATACCTTAAACCTTACCATTACTAAGaacatacatataatataaataaataatattttttcagagATAGAGATGTACAAACATAAGATATGGGAAAACAGAACCCTGGTTTGCCCagggcttctctctctctctctctctctgcccacCAGATAACTGGAATCACTGAAGCGCGGACAATTAGTAAccagatattttattttatggataTTTATGAGTTGTTATTCATGTCACGGTAATTTGTGACGTTGCGGAATCCAAAatcatatgatattttttttttatgctagtTGAAAGGCCACCGAGCCAGCAAGGGTCAAGAGGACTCAAGAGCCAATGAGAGGCACCCACATGGAGGTCAGACAAGGGACTCACAAGGGGCAGTCTAGTGGATCGCACTTATGTAATACTATTAATTACAATTTTTCCATCAAGAAGATAGAAGGTAAGAGGGTCGAATGAGAAAATAGTTACCTTCGTTGGACTCACGGTAGCACTTATATGTAACTGTCTGCTACTAAACTAGAAGTGCATGCCCAAAATTATATGAAGGATTCAAGAGAAAGGTTTCATCCACCAAGCTTGAACTATCACCAttccatcctagggttcacaaccCCTATAGGACTTTAGTATGTTCCCAAATTTCACCCTTAGATCGTGCGAGTTGAAAGTTGGGACTAGATAAGAGTGTCAATCGGTCAATTTGTTCGATTTTGGTCATGTTGAATAGGTTTTGGTCTATTATTAGGCCAACCTAGAACCAAACCATTCAGGAACTTTCAGTTTCAATtagtttcagttttggtttggcttgatctgattttatcgattttttttgttatgaatTTGTAATCGGGCTACAATGGGGTCCGATCTGGTCCAATATCGGTCATACATGTATACATGAGgaatcaatagggaaaattttagtttctcttTTTAGGTTATTATCGGTATGATCTCGAGTATTTATCAACTTCGGTCTGCTTTCCAACCATTTTGATCGGTCTGATTTGTTTGATTTCTATCTTTCGATAAAAACCCAAACTAATAAGgcttcaatttggtttggtctaggCTGAACCGGTCATTTCAATCCGTCCAACCAATTCAAACTGTCCTTGACAACCTTAGGATTAGGGAGAAAGCACAACAATATAGAGTAATCGATATACATGCACCTTGCCTGAGGGTTGGtcacttgatcaactcctcTCAAGTGCATCGGTGTTTGGTTTATACTAATTTCCTTGTGTTTCCAAGAAGTGTGCCTTGGACTCCTGTTGACTCCTTTGTGGATCTCTacttggccaaaaaaaaaaaaaaagtcaatatACATGCATGGTCATACATGGTGTATAGTTAAATTAAACATATATGGGtagcatggttctaagtattggtattggcttACGTTGATGTTGTATTTTAACCAACATAAGATTGGTGGAACAATACATATCAGAGAGGAAAATTGtccaacaaaatatttttttatccaaaatgAAGGGCAAAACTGTCCAATTTTACCCTATACGATTATTTGTATCCATTTCGGTATCAACTACGACTAATACCATTAATATTGATTACTGATTTAaaccctttatatatatatataggtagggagggaagtaggtaatagTGAGGAGGTTCGAAATTGAGATATCCTGGTGAGCATGTGTTTTTTGCACATTACAACTCATTAACTGTGATATATAGTTGTTGTTCAATACATGTCTCACTCATTACCATTTAGAGCCCCCAAAGGGGCATTTTTAAAAACAATAAGCGACATGCATTGAGCGTTTGCCATACATATACAAACTTAGCTGACCTCCATATATAGGGATACACGTACACTTCAACATAGAtgaatatttgattgaattaaactttaaaatttgatatatgACTAATCTATAAACCACCCTCTCAATGCAATGGTTGAAATAAACACATCTTCTTTTATCCATGTATGCCATAAATGGGCTATAAAATTTTAAGCCCTACCCCTATTATAGGTACCCTATAGACAAAGCCGGTCCAATACAACCTGTTTTTCATGTAACAGTCGGTCCATGTAACTTGCTTCCATTcgtttaagggtaatttacaacgcctggagaatgccacaattataagaccaccccctatgtttcaccaaattagactcagaccccttatcgtcagtcactgttaataAATATTATGAAATGGCGTTTttacccttatgagtaaaacactgatgagttacccattttcattatcccaaaaataccccattttaccatttcattctccttatctctttctcttctctccttctctccataCCTGCGATCAAGAGTTCAGACGCTTCCTTGACTTGAGATGAGACAATCAATGAGCCGGGCGAAGGGACCAGCGAGACAGAAGTAGGCTAGGGGTAGGACCTTGTTGTTGGTTGGGACCGATGGTCAGTCCTTTTTTATCATACCATGCGTGGACTCTGCTTTTGGAATACCGACTTGACAGGCAGCACTCTCGTGAGCTAATCCGCTGCCGCAGAAAGTCCATATAGTTGTGTTTTCGTCGAAAAATGTACACATGCCACCGGCATCGTAGATCCATCCCGTGGTGGGGCCCAGGCAATGGAATCTCATCAACTCGTTTCCATCCGCAATGCACTGCACATTATCCTCTATACTACTACCACTAATACTGTCGCcgccaccaccactgccaccgcTGCTAGTGTCGCTATTCAGTTTGTCTGCACTAGCACGAGACTTCACCATCTCTCGAACCGTGCTACCGTCTTGGGCAGGTGTTGAACCTTGAACAACATATCGATCAGACTAGAGAATACCTTAGGCGACTAGCTCGTGTGGAAGATTATCTCCACAACATTGTGAGAAGTGTGTCCCTTTGGCAGCTCGGTGAGCGTTGGGAAGAAGGGTTCTGATGTTCAAGAAGTACGTGAGGAGATAGTGCGTCGGACCAGATTTGATGGGTTCGAACTAGCTTCAGAATTTATGAGTTAACCTGAGTGTCTTTGATTGGATGGGGTGGGCAGCGATGGTGGGTTTGATTTCATGGGCTTCTTCTGGGTGGTGTCGACCACATCCTTGAGGTTCTCAACGCTCTCTCTGCAACTCAAAGAGGCGATCAGATGGTTGAGTTGCTTAGGGTTTGGATGGTAAACATCTTCGAAGGCTCTCAATTTGCATTGCAACGATTTGACCCAACCAGTCGCCgggtgaaagaaatagaaattattataagggtattttaagTACttaatatttaataagggtattttggtatttaaaataaaatataattactaacatcagcatatatggtatatttcttaacagtgactaacggtaggggtctgagtctaatttggtgaaacacaGGGGGTGATCTtttaattgtggcattcttcaagggatggcgctgtaaattacccttcatTTAATGCTTCCCTTTTGaagttttgatttttataaGTGGTTGTTCCTTGAGCCATGCCGAAGAAAactctttttaaaaaaaaaagcataatgcATGGGAAGGTGGATGAGTGATGAATAGAAATAGAATGCAAACCTAGACGTGTGGAAATAGAATTTTGTACCCTTATccaccaaattttttttcctcttaaaattggaattgaaatcagATTCAAATTGGCTGAAATCGATCATAATTTCGACTAATTTGAATCTATCAACTCGTATGACATTTTTACGGATGATGCCAATCCTGATCAGAGATTTAGTTCATGATATT from Macadamia integrifolia cultivar HAES 741 chromosome 14, SCU_Mint_v3, whole genome shotgun sequence encodes the following:
- the LOC122061450 gene encoding protein SPA1-RELATED 2-like isoform X1; translated protein: MEGTGEEVTANDVAEGEHLRWQYNNQPLKPDGYNMLESSSMFIPPGSDWPGASPQVYRDALEGQSLKNSVAGSEPSASHPFSMNDSGVMVEELTVKNYKNPNLAMVGSSNSTEETENWDQQWEIFHKLAGGFGSENLQGDMATRDKDPPMASNKDEVRSMFPPEIGVQKPSPNKHSNQGHAEISKQLTTTNRDTTASNALSPGGVRSKVLSSSGFSQFFLKNTLKGKGVLSRYPGAQDGIAVAVTGKNNGKTTCATGVASDASLDASAKAEDPPPQAGAGIGPTMIHGEISLREWLKSRSHKINKVESIHIFRQIVELVNLSHSQGVALPDVRPSCFVLLPTGRVKYIGSLAQRLGCVLNQDIPYLEHHLSRKRPFGQGMHTYNSIKHKKYSEQMMIVGQQPQFPARSGFKYKTVKEGDINNMAVQESGYGLSDRYNSNIESNTVNKFGAPVIFKSTQQLMTSRHVQLEEKWYASPEELNDRECNFSSNIYSLGVLLFELLSGFESWEVHVAAMSGLRHRILPPSFLSRNPKEAGFLLWLLHPEPSSRPTTRGILQFDLVNESRENSYGGDMASSVEEDDAESELLLHFLLSLKEQKQKQASKLGEDIGCLEADIQEIEKRNLSRTTNALSQTLKESTSAREFGFLKEPLCSVALYRSSPTSNKNEERLMKNISRLENAYFSMRSQVQIQDTDAITRSDKELLKNRDRCFSIQNENEGWGVNQTNDRVGEFFSGLCKYGRYNKFEVRGILRNGDLLNPANVICALSFDRDEDYFATAGVSKKIKIFEYCALLNDSVDIHYPVMEMASKSKLSWVCWNSYIKNYLASTDHEGVVQLWDASTGQGFSRFTDHRKRAWSVDFSQLDPTKLASGSDDFSVKIWSINEKNCIGTIRNAANVCCVQFSSHSSHLLSFGSADYKTLCFDLRNTRIPWCTLAGHGKAVSYVKFLDAETLVSASTDNTLKLWDLKKTSSSGSSTAACSLTLSGHTNEKVSFFILDITCICPLKMLAYLLTFFLLFPQNFVGLTVSDGYIVCGSETNEVYAYYRSLPMPITSHKFGSFDPITGKETGDDNGQFVSSVCWRGKSNTVVAANSSGSIKLLQMV